Proteins encoded within one genomic window of Micromonospora halotolerans:
- a CDS encoding DUF899 family protein has protein sequence MTTPATPPLTDRETWQKQLDELRLREKAHTREGDAIAATRRRLPMVEVDPTTHLVGADGPVPLLDVFEGRTQLVASYHMWHTGRPAADQCEGCTFFTGQVLELAYLHSRDVTFAVFCQGPFEESSRYRDFMGWQAPWYSVPAQSLDPLVAGRAFGMKACYLRQGDRVFETYWTTGRGCEAMAPSYGLLDMTVYGRQEDWENSPEGWPQRFRTDGDQFRLDGRPTSQWSRLAAGRDDDLGATAPTGSEHHCCH, from the coding sequence ATGACCACGCCAGCGACACCCCCGCTCACCGACCGCGAGACCTGGCAGAAGCAACTCGACGAGCTCCGGCTCCGCGAGAAGGCGCACACCCGCGAGGGCGACGCCATCGCCGCGACCCGCCGGCGGCTGCCGATGGTCGAGGTCGACCCGACCACCCATCTGGTCGGTGCCGACGGCCCGGTGCCCCTGCTCGACGTCTTCGAGGGCAGGACCCAGTTGGTGGCGTCGTACCACATGTGGCACACGGGCAGGCCGGCCGCCGACCAGTGCGAGGGCTGTACGTTCTTCACCGGCCAGGTGCTCGAGCTGGCCTACCTGCACTCGCGTGACGTCACGTTCGCGGTCTTCTGCCAGGGGCCGTTCGAGGAGTCGTCGCGCTACCGCGACTTCATGGGCTGGCAGGCGCCCTGGTACTCCGTGCCCGCGCAGTCGCTCGACCCGCTCGTCGCCGGGCGCGCGTTCGGCATGAAGGCGTGCTACCTACGCCAAGGCGACCGCGTGTTCGAGACCTACTGGACCACCGGACGCGGCTGCGAGGCGATGGCACCCTCGTACGGCCTGCTCGACATGACCGTCTACGGCCGCCAAGAGGACTGGGAGAACTCGCCGGAAGGCTGGCCCCAGCGCTTCCGGACCGACGGCGACCAGTTCCGGCTCGACGGGCGGCCAACCTCGCAGTGGTCGCGCCTCGCCGCCGGCCGTGACGACGACCTGGGCGCCACCGCGCCCACCGGCAGCGAGCACCATTGCTGCCACTGA
- a CDS encoding winged helix-turn-helix transcriptional regulator: MPTQRGYRQACGVARGLDIVGERWSLLVVRELLLGPKRFIDLQQALPTASPNALSDRLRELANAGVLRRRQLAPPANVRVYELTTWGRGLEPIVVALGTWALAAPPTAEQLFVSADSAMLTIRTYFVPTPEQPEVTQRIELRDHGPAGVFGVRLTSAGAEVTHEPPEEPHAVLITTTDALLAAFGSDDLAGLVAAGAAIIGDPEVVRRLVTGVRVPGAAGQSSNGTPGPRGREDSRQRLPER, from the coding sequence GTGCCGACTCAGCGGGGTTATCGGCAGGCGTGCGGCGTCGCTCGCGGCCTCGACATCGTGGGGGAGCGGTGGTCGCTGCTCGTGGTGCGCGAGCTGCTGCTCGGGCCGAAGCGGTTCATCGACCTCCAGCAGGCGCTCCCGACCGCCAGCCCGAACGCACTGTCCGACCGCCTGCGCGAGCTGGCCAACGCAGGCGTCCTACGCCGTCGGCAGCTGGCACCGCCGGCCAATGTGCGGGTCTACGAGCTGACCACGTGGGGTCGCGGCCTCGAGCCGATCGTGGTCGCGCTTGGCACCTGGGCGCTGGCCGCCCCGCCGACCGCGGAACAGCTCTTCGTGAGCGCGGACAGCGCAATGCTGACCATCCGCACCTACTTCGTGCCGACGCCGGAGCAGCCCGAGGTGACGCAACGGATCGAACTACGCGACCACGGTCCTGCCGGGGTGTTCGGTGTCCGCCTCACGTCGGCCGGCGCCGAGGTCACCCACGAGCCGCCCGAAGAGCCGCACGCCGTCCTGATCACCACGACGGATGCCCTCCTCGCCGCCTTCGGCAGCGACGACCTCGCCGGGCTCGTAGCTGCCGGCGCCGCCATCATCGGTGATCCCGAGGTCGTACGCCGTCTCGTCACGGGCGTGCGAGTCCCGGGCGCCGCAGGTCAAAGCTCAAACGGCACCCCCGGGCCAAGGGGGCGGGAGGATAGCCGCCAGAGGCTGCCCGAAAGGTGA
- a CDS encoding low temperature requirement protein A, with translation MTTSRAGELLRKPGDPQRATFLELFFDLAFVYVLTQLSRVLSQDLTWRGAFHTLVLLLAVWWVWCLTATVPDRFNPQRPPIQLLVIATLVGSLVMAVALPAAFGAQGLVFAGAYLAIQIGRSLVLLIALRGHELQRGAGRVLIWFCVSAVPWIAGALVHGAAREALWALAVAVDYSAGKLRYPTPGLGRSPASELPSVAEHLAERHRQFFIIALGELILVSASTFGGDGFAPDRTAAFVVSIATTVLLWRIYIYRAGELSAAAISASHDPARLGLSAFYAHLVMVAGIVVTAVGAELVIAHPTGHTQPAWIAVILGGPALFLAGRARFEYAIFARVSRDRPIGLLALAALTPIMLLVPPLMAALAATAVLAGIAISDAARARGRPPEPPSPPG, from the coding sequence ATGACGACGAGTAGGGCAGGCGAGCTGCTGCGGAAACCCGGGGATCCGCAACGGGCAACGTTCCTGGAACTGTTCTTCGACCTGGCGTTTGTCTACGTGCTCACCCAGCTCTCGCGCGTGCTCAGCCAGGATCTCACGTGGCGCGGCGCCTTCCACACGTTGGTATTGCTGCTGGCGGTGTGGTGGGTTTGGTGCCTCACGGCGACGGTCCCCGACAGGTTCAACCCGCAGCGGCCGCCGATACAGCTGCTGGTCATCGCGACTCTGGTCGGCAGCCTGGTGATGGCTGTCGCGCTTCCGGCGGCGTTCGGCGCGCAGGGCCTGGTCTTCGCGGGCGCGTACCTCGCCATTCAGATCGGTCGCAGCCTCGTCCTTCTGATCGCCCTGCGGGGCCACGAACTGCAGCGAGGCGCCGGACGGGTGCTTATCTGGTTTTGCGTATCCGCCGTGCCGTGGATCGCGGGGGCGCTCGTGCACGGCGCCGCCCGTGAGGCACTGTGGGCGCTGGCGGTAGCCGTGGACTACTCGGCAGGCAAACTCCGTTACCCCACGCCAGGCCTGGGCCGCTCGCCCGCGTCAGAGTTGCCGAGCGTGGCCGAGCACCTGGCCGAACGCCATCGGCAGTTCTTCATCATCGCGCTCGGCGAGTTGATCCTGGTCTCCGCTTCGACCTTCGGCGGCGACGGCTTCGCGCCCGACCGGACCGCGGCGTTCGTGGTGTCGATCGCCACCACGGTGCTGCTCTGGCGCATCTACATCTACCGCGCTGGGGAGTTGTCGGCCGCAGCCATCTCGGCATCCCATGACCCGGCCCGCCTTGGCCTATCGGCGTTCTACGCCCACCTGGTCATGGTGGCCGGCATCGTCGTCACCGCCGTCGGCGCCGAACTCGTCATCGCCCATCCAACCGGGCACACTCAACCGGCCTGGATCGCCGTCATCCTCGGCGGACCTGCGCTGTTCCTGGCCGGGCGTGCCCGCTTCGAGTACGCGATCTTCGCCCGGGTGTCCCGGGATCGACCGATCGGGCTGCTCGCGTTGGCCGCCCTAACACCGATAATGCTCCTCGTACCGCCGCTCATGGCCGCCCTCGCCGCCACCGCAGTCCTAGCCGGGATCGCCATCTCCGACGCCGCACGCGCGAGAGGACGCCCACCCGAGCCGCCATCACCACCCGGCTAG
- a CDS encoding HD domain-containing protein yields the protein MSLVSWAYEVSRQNLSGTLPRRWAHVRGVARKARTLTAAAGDDAPLLEAAAILHDVGYAPHLARRDSIRLTALSI from the coding sequence ATGTCGCTGGTTTCGTGGGCCTATGAGGTCTCCCGCCAAAACCTGTCGGGCACCTTGCCTCGCCGCTGGGCTCATGTGCGGGGCGTTGCCCGGAAAGCGCGCACCCTCACCGCGGCTGCTGGTGATGATGCTCCTCTGCTAGAGGCCGCCGCGATCCTTCATGATGTCGGGTACGCGCCTCACCTGGCCAGACGGGATTCCATCCGCTTGACGGCGCTGTCTATCTGA
- a CDS encoding IS110 family transposase has translation MRLHGIGPSGAARLLADVADISRFADRDRFASWNGTAPLDASSGDQKRHRLSRAGNRRINHTLHIMAVVQLRNRTEGRAYFDAKKAARASTSS, from the coding sequence ATGCGGCTGCACGGTATCGGCCCCTCAGGCGCAGCTCGCCTATTGGCCGATGTCGCAGACATCAGCCGCTTCGCCGACCGCGACCGATTCGCCTCTTGGAACGGCACCGCACCCCTGGACGCCTCCTCCGGCGACCAGAAGCGTCACCGGCTCTCCCGCGCCGGCAACCGCCGGATCAACCACACACTGCACATCATGGCCGTGGTCCAGCTGCGCAATCGGACCGAAGGCCGCGCCTACTTCGACGCGAAGAAGGCCGCACGGGCCTCCACGTCGAGCTAA
- a CDS encoding IS110 family transposase: MRVFATGNGRKTDPVDAHSVAMVALRSPNLVQVQLDADLQVMGMLADRRDELGRARTQTSNRLHRLMLELLPGGAKRFLSALQARALIATVKPRDIVGKARRRLAVG, encoded by the coding sequence GTGCGGGTGTTCGCCACCGGCAACGGCCGCAAGACCGACCCGGTGGATGCGCACTCGGTGGCGATGGTGGCGCTACGCAGCCCGAATCTGGTGCAGGTTCAGCTCGACGCGGACCTGCAGGTGATGGGCATGCTCGCCGACCGGCGTGATGAGCTCGGCCGCGCCCGCACCCAGACCAGCAACCGGCTGCACCGGTTGATGCTGGAACTGTTGCCCGGCGGGGCGAAGAGGTTCCTGTCCGCGCTACAGGCCCGCGCGTTGATCGCGACGGTCAAACCCCGCGACATCGTCGGCAAGGCCAGACGCCGCCTCGCCGTCGGCTGA
- a CDS encoding TIGR03620 family F420-dependent LLM class oxidoreductase, with protein MQLGSTGIWSIELRMADPHEIADAAAELDDLGWGTLWIPGLGGGDIIADSERLLRATHRLNVAIGVASIWRHPADEMAAGHARLQDTYGRRHMLGLGVSDPAAAQAAGRPYRPLADMGRYLDDLDQAPTPTLPTERLMAALGPKMTELAGQRTAGVHPFMVTPDYTAAARQQLGDGPLVAPYQAVVLERDPAKARAAARDFLGVFLGMDHYARSLLRQGFTEQDLAAGGSDRLIDSVVAWGDVEAIGTRLRAHHQAGADHVCLHIVSAGPGMPLPQWRELAVLTA; from the coding sequence ATGCAGCTGGGATCGACCGGTATCTGGAGTATCGAGTTGCGCATGGCCGATCCGCACGAGATCGCCGACGCCGCCGCCGAACTCGACGACCTCGGCTGGGGCACCCTGTGGATCCCCGGCCTGGGCGGAGGCGACATCATCGCCGACTCCGAACGACTGCTACGCGCCACCCACCGCCTCAACGTCGCCATCGGCGTCGCCAGCATCTGGCGACACCCCGCCGACGAAATGGCCGCCGGACACGCACGCCTGCAAGACACCTACGGCCGGCGGCACATGCTCGGCCTGGGCGTCAGCGACCCCGCCGCCGCGCAGGCCGCGGGACGCCCATACCGGCCCTTGGCCGACATGGGCCGCTACCTCGACGACCTCGACCAGGCCCCGACACCGACGCTCCCGACGGAGCGGCTCATGGCGGCACTCGGCCCCAAGATGACCGAACTCGCCGGACAACGCACCGCCGGTGTCCACCCGTTCATGGTCACCCCGGACTACACCGCCGCCGCACGCCAGCAGCTGGGCGACGGCCCGCTGGTCGCGCCCTACCAGGCCGTCGTGCTGGAACGCGACCCGGCAAAGGCCCGCGCCGCAGCCCGCGACTTCCTCGGCGTGTTCCTCGGCATGGACCACTACGCGCGAAGCCTGCTCCGCCAAGGCTTCACCGAGCAAGACCTCGCCGCCGGAGGCAGCGACCGGCTCATCGACAGCGTCGTAGCCTGGGGCGACGTCGAGGCCATCGGCACACGCCTCCGCGCCCACCACCAAGCCGGAGCCGACCACGTCTGCCTCCACATCGTGAGTGCCGGTCCGGGAATGCCGCTGCCCCAATGGCGCGAGCTGGCCGTACTCACCGCCTGA
- a CDS encoding SDR family oxidoreductase → MGQLDGKTAVVTGGTTGIGLATAQRFAAEGAHVYITGRRQDVLDAAVATIGHGATGVRGDVANLSDLDRLYATVTNDNRRIDVLYANAGGGEFSTLEQVTEKHFDETFGGNTKGVLFTVQKALPLLNDGASVILQSSNAATLGNEAFGVYAASKAAVRSFARTWAAELKGRSIRVNAISPGTIDTPGIDGLVPSQEQADQLKSYMASTIPMGRIGRPDEVASAALFLASDQSSFITGIELFVDGGRNQI, encoded by the coding sequence ATGGGTCAGCTTGACGGCAAGACCGCGGTCGTGACCGGCGGCACCACCGGCATCGGCCTGGCAACCGCGCAGCGGTTCGCTGCCGAGGGCGCACACGTCTACATCACCGGCCGCCGCCAGGACGTCCTCGATGCCGCCGTCGCCACGATCGGCCACGGCGCGACCGGTGTACGCGGTGACGTGGCCAACCTCTCCGACCTGGACCGCCTCTACGCCACCGTAACCAACGACAACCGGCGTATCGATGTGCTGTACGCCAACGCCGGTGGCGGGGAATTCTCCACCCTGGAGCAGGTAACCGAGAAGCACTTCGACGAGACGTTCGGCGGTAACACCAAGGGCGTGCTGTTCACCGTGCAGAAGGCGCTGCCGCTGCTCAACGACGGCGCGTCGGTCATTCTGCAGTCGTCCAACGCCGCGACCCTCGGCAACGAGGCCTTCGGTGTGTACGCCGCGTCCAAGGCGGCGGTGCGGTCGTTCGCCCGTACCTGGGCCGCGGAGCTGAAGGGCCGCTCGATCCGGGTCAACGCGATCAGCCCCGGCACCATCGACACCCCCGGCATCGACGGCCTGGTGCCCAGCCAGGAACAGGCCGACCAGCTCAAGTCCTACATGGCCAGCACCATTCCGATGGGCCGCATCGGCCGCCCCGACGAGGTCGCCAGCGCCGCCCTGTTCCTCGCCTCCGACCAGAGCAGCTTCATCACCGGCATCGAACTGTTCGTCGACGGCGGCCGCAACCAGATCTGA
- a CDS encoding TetR/AcrR family transcriptional regulator, whose amino-acid sequence MFWRQGYEGTAISDLTKAMGINNAPSLYNAFGSKEQLFVKVLDRYADGPARYIREAFDQPTARAAVGALLHGAADATTDPGHPRGCITVQGGLACSPGAETARDELTTRRAAGEAALRERLQRARANGEIPAGADPDGLARYFTAIYQGIAVQAASGATREQLHGIVDLAMTVWPQQPAA is encoded by the coding sequence GTGTTCTGGCGCCAGGGCTATGAGGGCACGGCGATCTCTGACCTGACCAAGGCGATGGGGATCAACAACGCGCCCAGTCTGTACAACGCGTTCGGGAGCAAAGAGCAGTTGTTCGTAAAGGTGCTAGACCGTTATGCGGATGGGCCTGCCCGGTATATCCGGGAGGCGTTCGATCAGCCGACGGCGCGGGCGGCAGTGGGGGCGCTGTTGCATGGCGCCGCGGATGCGACGACTGATCCGGGGCATCCGCGCGGGTGCATCACGGTGCAGGGTGGGTTGGCGTGTTCGCCGGGGGCGGAGACGGCGCGTGACGAGTTGACGACGCGGCGGGCGGCCGGTGAGGCGGCTCTGCGTGAGCGGTTGCAGCGCGCCCGCGCCAACGGGGAGATCCCGGCGGGCGCCGATCCTGACGGGCTTGCGCGCTACTTCACCGCCATCTATCAAGGAATCGCTGTCCAGGCAGCGAGCGGGGCGACCCGGGAGCAGCTGCACGGGATCGTGGACCTGGCCATGACCGTCTGGCCGCAGCAGCCGGCCGCCTGA
- a CDS encoding HAD family hydrolase: MNRTDLPEAASWIVALDLDGTTRRKDGSISGAVIKQVRRLPTAGHHVVLTTGRSSAITIPVLDQLGIAPRFLVCFNGAVILHRDPGAPRGYRREWVESGAGIHPTGFCANGSQPGKTLPQYRRLARPLERKSPLNRKLAQPDREDAEHARPFSSQTAQGDRPRRRAVALPGPGELKPIVGDVRPLSETAAHPPSWTRRRERAGPAGPVRRCVIEESLWSSADRRRRCILVMTKIRSGIGGDHGRRTTTLLRQRRGSRSGVGGVLAPGL, encoded by the coding sequence GTGAACCGCACGGACCTACCCGAAGCTGCCTCGTGGATCGTCGCCCTGGACCTCGACGGAACCACGCGCCGCAAGGACGGCTCGATCAGCGGCGCGGTGATCAAGCAGGTACGCCGGCTCCCCACGGCCGGTCATCACGTGGTGCTCACCACTGGCCGCTCCTCCGCGATCACCATCCCGGTACTCGATCAGCTCGGCATCGCGCCGCGGTTCCTGGTCTGTTTCAACGGTGCGGTCATCCTGCACCGCGACCCGGGTGCGCCGAGGGGCTACCGGCGGGAATGGGTGGAGTCCGGCGCGGGCATCCACCCGACCGGGTTCTGCGCCAACGGCTCACAACCCGGCAAAACCCTCCCCCAATACCGTCGGTTGGCGCGTCCGCTCGAACGCAAGAGCCCACTTAATCGAAAGCTGGCGCAGCCCGATCGAGAGGATGCGGAGCATGCACGACCTTTCTCGTCGCAAACTGCTCAAGGCGACCGCCCTCGGCGCCGGGCAGTCGCCCTCCCAGGCCCCGGAGAGCTCAAGCCCATCGTCGGCGACGTGCGACCGCTCTCCGAGACGGCCGCCCACCCGCCGTCGTGGACAAGGCGGAGGGAACGTGCCGGCCCGGCCGGGCCGGTGCGGCGATGTGTGATCGAGGAGTCGCTGTGGTCGTCGGCAGATCGCCGTCGCCGTTGTATTTTAGTAATGACTAAAATACGGAGCGGCATCGGAGGCGATCATGGCAGGCGGACGACCACGCTCCTTCGACAGCGACGTGGCTCTCGATCGGGCGTTGGAGGTGTTCTGGCGCCAGGGCTATGA